A genomic segment from Oncorhynchus clarkii lewisi isolate Uvic-CL-2024 chromosome 12, UVic_Ocla_1.0, whole genome shotgun sequence encodes:
- the LOC139422417 gene encoding trace amine-associated receptor 13c-like yields MSFEVQHKDAKHCFHNSSCRKASLSTSIYITLYILFSLISAVTVFLNILVIISIYHFKQLHTPTNLLILSLAVTDFLVGLIAIPVVTVAVMESCWVFGKYFCVFFLFIGYLIISLSLGNLVLISIDRYVAVCYPLLYHSKITIPRIICWILITWCWCSIYNAAISNNSVTLQETKVQIPSVTEA; encoded by the exons ATGTCTTTTGAGGTT CAACACAAAGATGCTAAACACTGTTTTCATAACTCTTCTTGCAGGAAGGCTTCGCTATCGACATCTATATACATAACACTGTACATTTTGTTCTCATTAATTTCAGCGGTTACAGTATTTTTGAACATACTGGTGATCATCTCGATCTATCACTTCAAGCAGCTCCACACTCCAACCAACctgctcatcctctctctggctgtgacAGATTTCCTGGTGGGACTAATTGCGATACCAGTAGTGACTGTGGCAGTAATGGAATCATGCTGGGTTTTTGGgaaatatttctgtgtgttttttcTCTTCATCGGTTACTTAATTATTTCTTTATCTCTGGGCAATTTGGTTTTGATATCTATTGACCGTTATGTAGCTGTGTGTTATCCCTTGTTGTACCACTCAAAAATAACAATACCAAGAATTATCTGTTGGATATTGATTACCTGGTGTTGGTGTAGCATATACAATGCTGCTATTTCAAATAACTCTGTCACTCTACAG